Genomic DNA from Burkholderiales bacterium:
CCTGACGAAGGCTGCACGCCGTCATTCCGCGTCAAAGTCGAGGATGGCGCTGTTTACCTGCGAATTTGAATCGCCTCGTTCCCGCGTTTTTTTGTATCGGTCAAGGGAGAAGTCAGTGAAGTCCTCGTTCTGGAAAGCCGGCCACCCGCCGACATTGTTTTCGGCGTTTCTGTATTTCGACATGAGCTTCATGGTCTGGGTGATGCTCGGGCCCCTCGGCGTGCAGATCGCCAGGGATCTGGGTTTAACCGCGGCTCAGAAAGGTTTGATGGTCGCAACCCCCGTGCTCGCGGGTGCGCTGCTGCGCCTCTTGATGGGCGTATTGAACGATCATCTTGGACCCAAGAAAACAGGGGTTGCCGGCCAGGCGATCGTGATCGCGGCGTTATTGGCAGCGTGGTTCTTCGGCGTCGAAAGTTACCAGCAGGTTCTGATTCTCGGTCTTTTCCTTGGGCTCGCCGGGGCGTCGTTCGCGGTCGCGCTGCCGCTTGCTTCCCGCTGGTATCCGCCTGAGCATCAGGGCACGGCCATGGGCATCGCCGGCGCCGGCAATTCCGGTGTCGCGATCGCGGCATTGCTCGCGCCGGGGCTGGCCGCGGCCTATGGATGGAACAATGTATTGGGATTGGCCGCGATTCCGCTTCTGGCCACGTTTGCGGTGTTCATCATCTTCGCCAGGGATGCGCCCGACAGCCCACCGCCGAAATCGCTGGCTGCTTATCTGGCCGTGCTCAAAGACCGCGACGCGTGGTGGTTCATGTTGTTCTACAGCGTGACCTTCGGCGGCTTTGTCGGACTGGCTTCGAGCCTGACGATTTATTTCAACGACCAGTACGGATTGAGCGCGGTCGTCGCCGGTTATTTCACCGCGGGTTGCGTGTTCGCCGGCTCGCTGATGCGCCCGCTCGGCGGTATGCTGGCCGATCGCGTCGGCGGCATTCGTACCTTATCGACGACGTACATTTCCGCGGCGATGCTGCTTTTCATCGTGAGCTTCGGTTTGCCGCAAGCATGGATGGGCCTCGTCGTGTTCACGCTCGCAATGCTGTCGCTCGGCATGGGCAATGGCGCGGTGTTTCAACTGGTGCCGCAACGCTTCCGCAAAG
This window encodes:
- a CDS encoding NarK/NasA family nitrate transporter, which codes for MALFTCEFESPRSRVFLYRSREKSVKSSFWKAGHPPTLFSAFLYFDMSFMVWVMLGPLGVQIARDLGLTAAQKGLMVATPVLAGALLRLLMGVLNDHLGPKKTGVAGQAIVIAALLAAWFFGVESYQQVLILGLFLGLAGASFAVALPLASRWYPPEHQGTAMGIAGAGNSGVAIAALLAPGLAAAYGWNNVLGLAAIPLLATFAVFIIFARDAPDSPPPKSLAAYLAVLKDRDAWWFMLFYSVTFGGFVGLASSLTIYFNDQYGLSAVVAGYFTAGCVFAGSLMRPLGGMLADRVGGIRTLSTTYISAAMLLFIVSFGLPQAWMGLVVFTLAMLSLGMGNGAVFQLVPQRFRKEIGVMTGLVGMAGGIGGFYLASSLGYSKQLTGSYQIGLLLFGALALLALLGLTGVKTRWRTTWGAAHLTAARI